A window of the Carassius gibelio isolate Cgi1373 ecotype wild population from Czech Republic chromosome B16, carGib1.2-hapl.c, whole genome shotgun sequence genome harbors these coding sequences:
- the LOC127975462 gene encoding uncharacterized protein LOC127975462 isoform X1: MSLQCWVIVLVGLMSYFNPERALGAPQKEVSLSRDGSLSPPPYVIILISCSGLVSFVLLLLTCLCCKREGVGFNEFDNADGEECSGASSPVPEDSLSSCPSLPEVYTLPLRDKNCLPNGTVILIPTDSSQYFRRHTLNYLQEIGNGWFGKVILAEVLCDCSSYQAVVKELRVSASPLEQRKFLAESEPYRSLQHQNILKCLGQCSESVPFLLVMEFCQLGDLKRYLRAQRKSDGMTPDLLNRDLLTLQRMAYEITSGLLHLHENNYIHSDLALRNCLLTSDLTVRIGDYGLSHNQYKEDYYLTPDKLWIPLRWIAPELLEEFRGNLIVTDQTKTSNVWSLGVVIWELFEFGAQPHRHLSDEEVLTFVIRERQITLAQPRLKLTHADYWYEVMQSCWLPPSQRPTVNKVFLLLSSLLAAEQGSQKNSRRDEDEEDYEEDSGEGRRGESDESFERRWDTLRPPAFQSAAHKLLREREYGREDGCLRENGNSFPLLDPVDNMITPTSELDDILTVTETSKGLNFEYFWEKAHGRRGYKPLPPPQPIPTPNSGHRQTLDTPTVVPVISARSPSLASEYYIRLEEHTPQDKSPSLGKGQSLKKSSVCPGDLELVELQTGTTGKDRPAFSQQDGFARGTSQTVRSSEVKIRVPNTGLVEFSKESCNRVMDYAVIDIGEANQKSLSPQAPILPPKPRSMSMSSGSHLHSRPLPAPPLGYARTYGLDIYPGSSFPTGKVETSDSLLMSSLSKANFDHLGLIRTHQTLPPSPSLSPSIPPSSGSHSLFLQPQTCPPPLPPHYRLQKGLYSRYNAMHLQRDPLSCDHTHERNADRGMTRSQSLYNSRDAPETYTTDTESRMTRSQSTIPKIERTSSSSPEFSKDDDDDDDDDDYDDDSPFMSPRKCNSGTTIQHTNLVDKPDPATTELFSRGMKRTQSRLATILPAIWREDAVLQRERVAAARKSPIHLFLTEISNDSMDMKDRESLWARESDRRKDKGMRRSQSLLTELDSSSQVWASDKDLLPGYEGHGKKRDLFLTEIETSVSDCEDAYDGEGGTPVSRFGTTPHPFACPSDLPAYAEAEEAFSSGIKKSNSPFSEISNESVEPELKKGEMTREEFLKEIQSAETFLTEIITRQCKKEESVSPAPLSPEYESICIDPESSQTIQFESERARAGKPPGDTKEAIYAQVTKRAKRSEIKVAMRPEIPVLQIASELQNLESAQKLTPVSHFSPEMELEKHSFNDFTLSEVMPKNKPLLEQISPIIKEKQNSHESHNRLDCVSVGPVDPRNLHTVNGTLSSDKNLIPDDTQIVGADENNLKGMFVQAKELMQKNDHSVSAGIEVMTSNATFEEVHNEKLPEDPNKRPNESTSLDPSKNSKSAGGTSSTKEREYSSNMSQDFPTAHLQIETSFKSVEQTTLPDKDTSSRTACHDKDINMAKQQILPSGSSLSLNESSTDVFYSPMVHEPNSDQSLSTMTPTDSVLSPLTSSSLDCLTPGDSWLGGGIGGWRALGTETPHRDSAYFSDSDLDGGEGLGRRGTDVLGGNRGILVGIEEKIEDEGLLENVEKDVEMKQHMHALWGSNERADVEKALIQGADTSRDSQSECNAEFIARLFSNGEDEPNKMVPFSNSSLNIQNSSLVKNRELVTSHTFSKESVLHDSGATDLRTLADTVSDPKKLVSGPVCQEQLIEHCSYLQTTKYKEARCTSPEFPVDENSSDKNKSRLSRFYSLQSDYSKCIISPEINTKLSNDDTKCGLTQLWSETNAEQPTGEEKDKLDIQDIDANELGLRNLSYSEESEDEQTKERPERQLAVGELCFTIRESPQNSADEKVSSMKISKDECSDEFGRGASVGLELKEKELWNALEEDYGTEANMREEFNCQTFQQGELHLWPVENDQWAAAEDQTPETELGSELFPRFGKKAWGEEEHLVVSHEFWESEANDELADNESHPSTQRICEDAFNDEKLGQADFPPPETLMLSAGAKEAQQALVERLDFQQEENMENPDMENGTPEHYISNIKMEVENLENPELEAPVQLKHVEVVIDTQNSETCLQNYVGGELFGDKDIKEFDSHENIVGVRGSLTHCPSFSITNASTDELEPLQYHKEYLSSHNNNQQRVQTEARWAPKTEASKMLVADLEDRQTCTVDMSNSTTDLADSSHIITANPECLSTETGRHNVDSNHCPATISDVFFEKERSDSPSCPSLTITTDPEPCKIHSSNIQCSAPALISMEISECSASPHAGVGECQGPSSFPNTVHHIEIKTSSSLFCTADQAPTKQEEPSDCSDDVNYIDQTEELATSTTTQNKGITANLGQKRHTSLMKENHIHPESNDVDDRHSLSQKAAHPPLSQCSLNSIPEMLISEWKDMDEEPLEDFEKLEQLCCISGDEETLGDLFLGNLDLLESLKRNPEQRTSAAGGIINHHDSADAKGKTRVKLKEEVDGISKSTENISSNFPGEAQQSEEKRMGKHVPEPLSPCNSTDGSKGQRSLSKMQAKNGLMMQVCEERLQYSLSENVKTNVLWGSTVSDSVILHPWGTSTTSSSEESFASKDFQENESKEESQPSSPSVSVSEPAEAMTEEMTVLEQPEITPSLPAANPAMKAKLARLSLSLPPLALSLPLSPNAKGGFWEGGEHRGGRRRVASTGSDPDEEEEEEQEDESPRRVIVVTETDVDKRVGLRSLLKSPKEPVDKENRDRGRNVSFFDDVTVYLFDQETPTNELSSGSASSSPQGKPPNIDGFGSASHKASKSKDHAVKPRSPTGVTSSLSSRFTVSPADDPHLV, translated from the exons TCTCTCTGTCCCGGGAcggctctctctctcctccccctTACGTGATTATTCTCATCTCCTGCTCTGGGCTGGTCTCTTTTGTTCTTTTGCTTCTCACCTGCCTTTGCTGTAAGAGAGAAGGCGTGGGATTCAAT GAGTTTGATAATGCCGACGGGGAAGAATGCTCTGGGGCTTCCAGCCCTGTTCCTGAGGACAGCTTGTCTTCCTGTCCATCACTACCAGAGGTTTACACTCTTCCACTGCGGGATAAGAACTGCCTCCCGAATGGCACAG tCATATTAATTCCCACAGACAGCTCCCAATATTTCCGAAGGCACACTCTCAACTACCTGCAAGAGATTGGAAATGGCTGGTTTGGGAAG GTAATCCTGGCTGAAGTGCTTTGTGACTGCAGCTCCTATCAGGCTGTGGTGAAGGAGCTGAGGGTCAGTGCTAGTCCTCTGGAACAGAGGAAGTTCTTGGCAGAGTCCGAGCCATACAG AAGTCTTCAGCATCAGAATATTCTGAAGTGTTTGGGCCAATGCAGTGAGAGTGTTCCTTTCCTCCTGGTCATGGAGTTTTGTCAACTG GGTGACCTGAAGAGGTATTTAAGAGCTCAGAGGAAGTCTGATGGGATGACCCCTGACCTGTTAAACAGAGACCTCTTGACCTTACAACGAATGGCATATGAGATCACCTCAGGTCTCTTGCATCTCCATGAGAACAATTACATTCACAG TGATTTGGCACTGAGAAACTGCCTCCTCACTTCAGATCTTACTGTTCGGATCGGAGACTATGGCCTCTCACACAATCAGTATAAG GAGGATTACTATCTTACCCCAGACAAACTTTGGATACCTCTCCGCTGGATTGCCCCTGAACTTCTGGAGGAGTTTCGCGGGAATCTGATTGTCACTGATCAAACCAAAACCAGCAATGTGtg GTCTCTGGGTGTTGTAATATGGGAACTGTTTGAATTTGGGGCTCAGCCACACAGACACCTGAGCGATGAAGAGGTTCTCACCTTTGTCATCAGGGAACGACAGATCACTCTGGCTCAACCTCGCCTCAAACTCACTCATGCAGACTATTG GTATGAGGTCATGCAGTCTTGCTGGCTACCTCCATCCCAGCGGCCAACGGTCAACAAAGTCTTCCTCCTTCTCTCCTCTCTCCTTGCTGCAGAACAAGGAAGTCAGAAGAATTCTAGAAgagatgaagatgaggaggattATGAGGAAGACAGTGGAGAAGGAAGGAGAGGCGAGAGCGATGAGTCATTTGAAAGACGATGGGATACCCTCCGGCCCCCAGCTTTTCAGTCAGCGGCACACAAACttctgagggagagagagtatgGGAGGGAGGATGGCTGCCTCAGAGAAAATGGAAACTCATTTCCTCTTTTGGACCCTGTAGATAATATGATCACTCCTACATCTGAGCTAGATGACATCCTTACTGTAACAGAGACCAGCAAAGGTCTAAACTTTGAATACTTCTGGGAAAAGGCCCATGGCAGGAGAGGGTACAAACCACTTCCTCCACCTCAGCCAATACCAACACCCAATTCTGGCCACAGGCAAACCTTGGACACACCCACCGTTGTCCCCGTGATCAGTGCCCGCAGCCCTTCACTGGCCAGCGAGTATTACATTCGCCTGGAAGAGCATACTCCCCAGGATAAGTCCCCTAGTCTAGGAAAAGGccagtctttaaaaaaaagttcagtgtGTCCTGGAGACCTGGAGCTGGTCGAGCTTCAAACAGGGACTACTGGAAAAGACAGACCAGCTTTCAGTCAGCAAGATGGCTTTGCGAGAGGCACCTCTCAGACAGTCAGATCCAGTGAGGTAAAGATAAGAGTTCCAAACACTGGCTTGGTTGAGTTTAGTAAGGAGAGCTGTAACCGAGTGATGGATTACGCTGTTATAGACATTGGAGAAGCAAACCAAAAGTCCCTTAGTCCTCAAGCGCCCATCCTTCCACCTAAACCTCGTTCAATGTCCATGTCCTCTGGCAGCCATCTACACTCACGTCCCCTGCCTGCTCCTCCACTAGGTTATGCAAGAACATATGGGTTAGACATCTACCCTGGATCCTCGTTCCCGACAGGCAAAGTTGAGACTTCTGATTCTTTACTAATGAGTTCACTGTCAAAGGCCAACTTTGACCATTTAGGCTTAATTCGCACTCACCAGACTCTGCCCCCATCTCCATCACTCTCTCCTTCTATTCCACCATCTTCTGGTAGTCACTCCTTGTTTCTCCAACCTCAAACCTGTCCTCCACCTCTCCCTCCCCACTATAGACTCCAAAAGGGTTTATATTCCAGATACAATGCGATGCACTTACAAAGAGACCCACTAAGCTGTGATCATACTCATGAGAGAAATGCTGACAGAGGCATGACACGGTCTCAGTCTTTGTATAATTCAAGAGATGCTCCAGAGACGTACACTACAGACACTGAGTCCAGAATGACTCGATCTCAATCCACAATTCCAAAAATTGAGAGAACATCATCCTCTAGCCCGGAGTTCTcaaaggatgatgatgatgatgatgatgacgacgactATGATGATGATTCACCCTTCATGTCACCGCGTAAATGCAACAGTGGAACAACCATTCAACACACCAACCTGGTTGATAAACCAGACCCAGCTACGACTGAGCTTTTCTCAAGGGGAATGAAGCGAACACAATCCCGCCTCGCCACCATTCTGCCGGCCATTTGGAGAGAAGATGCAGTCTTGCAACGTGAGCGAGTTGCTGCTGCTAGGAAATCACCCATACATTTGTTTCTGACTGAGATCTCCAATGACTCCATGGACATGAAAGATCGAGAAAGCTTGTGGGCACGAGAAAGTGATAGAAGGAAAGACAAAGGAATGCGAAGATCCCAGTCTCTTCTTACAGAACTTGACTCATCCTCACAAGTTTGGGCCTCAGATAAAGATCTCCTGCCTGGATATGAAGGCCATGGCAAAAAGAGAGATTTGTTCCTTACAGAGATCGAAACATCTGTGTCAGATTGTGAGGATGCATATGATGGTGAGGGTGGCACCCCGGTTTCCAGATTTGGAACTACTCCTCATCCTTTTGCATGTCCCTCAGATCTACCAGCGTATGCAGAAGCTGAAGAGGCATTTTCATCAGGAATAAAGAAGTCTAATTCCCCTTTCTCTGAAATATCAAATGAGAGTGTTGAACCTGAGCTGAAGAAAGGGGAAATGACGAGAGAGGAATTCCTGAAGGAGATTCAATCTGCTGAAACGTTTTTAACTGAAATCATTACAAGGCAGTGCAAAAAGGAAGAGAGTGTTTCACCTGCTCCACTGTCTCCTGAGTATGAGTCAATATGCATAGACCCAGAATCATCTCAGACAATACAGTTTGAATCAGAAAGAGCAAGAGCAGGAAAGCCACCAGGTGACACAAAAGAAGCAATTTATGCTCAAGTCACCAAGCGGGcgaaaagaagtgaaataaaagttGCTATGCGCCCAGAAATTCCAGTACTTCAGATTGCATCCGAGTTACAAAATCTTGAATCAGCTCAGAAATTAACTCCAGTCAGTCACTTTTCACCTGAAATGGAGTTAGAGAAGCATTCCTTTAATGATTTTACTCTTTCAGAAGTAATGCCTAAAAACAAGCCTCTATTGGAGCAGATATCTCCCATtataaaagagaaacaaaatTCTCACGAGTCTCATAATCGGCTTGACTGTGTAAGTGTAGGTCCAGTAGACCCCAGGAATCTGCACACTGTTAATGGTACACTGAGTTCTGACAAAAATCTAATCCCTGATGATACACAAATTGTAGGTGCAGATGAAAACAATTTGAAGGGCATGTTTGTTCAGGCAAAAGAGCTAATGCAGAAAAATGATCACAGTGTTTCAGCTGGCATTGAGGTGATGACATCAAATGCAACATTTGAAGAGGTACACAATGAGAAACTGCCAGAAGATCCAAACAAGAGGCCAAATGAATCAACTTCCCTTGATCCTTCAAAAAACAGTAAGTCAGCAGGTGGCACAAGCTCTACAAAGGAAAGAGAATACAGTTCAAATATGAGTCAAGACTTCCCCACTGCTCACTTGCAAATCGAGACATCCTTTAAATCCGTCGAGCAAACCACTTTACCTGACAAAGATACTAGTTCAAGGACAGCGTGTCATGATAAAGACATAAACATGGCAAAACAGCAAATACTTCCAAGTGGATCTTCACTCTCCTTGAATGAATCAAGCACAGATGTGTTCTACTCTCCTATGGTGCATGAACCCAACTCTGATCAGTCACTTTCCACCATGACCCCGACAGATTCTGTCTTGTCACCTTTGACCTCTAGTTCACTGGATTGTCTCACACCTGGAGACTCCTGGTTGGGTGGAGGAATTGGTGGATGGAGAGCCCTGGGAACTGAAACACCACACCGGGATTCAGCCTACTTCTCTGACAGTGACTTGGATGGCGGAGAGGGTTTAGGCAGAAGAGGCACCGATGTACTTGGTGGGAATCGAGGAATATTGGTGGGAATTGAGGAAAAGATTGAGGATGAAGGACTACTGGAGAATGTAGAAAAGGACGTAGAGATGAAACAACATATGCATGCGTTGTGGGGTTCAAATGAGAGAGCAGATGTAGAGAAGGCTCTCATTCAAGGTGCTGACACTTCAAGAGATTCTCAAAGTGAATGCAATGCTGAGTTTATTGCCAGGTTGTTTTCCAATGGAGAGGATGAGCCAAATAAAATGGTTCCATTTAGCAACAGTTCCCTTAATATCCAAAACTCCTCTTTAGTTAAAAATAGAGAACTGGTCACGTCTcacacattttcaaaagaaaGTGTGCTTCACGATTCAGGTGCTACAGATCTTAGAACGCTTGCTGACACAGTCTCAGACCCTAAGAAACTTGTTTCTGGACCAGTTTGTCAAGAACAACTCATCGAACATTGCTCATATTTGCAAACAACGAAGTATAAGGAGGCACGTTGTACATCACCTGAATTCCCAGTTGATGAAAATTCATCAGACAAAAATAAATCCAGGTTATCTCGGTTTTACAGCTTACAGTCTGACTATTCTAAATGCATCATCAGCCCTGAGATAAACACAAAGCTCAGCAATGATGACACCAAATGTGGCCTGACCCAATTATGGTCTGAGACGAATGCTGAACAACCTACAGGAGAGGAAAAGGACAAGCTTGATATCCAAGACATAGATGCAAATGAATTAGGCTTGAGAAACCTCTCGTATTCAGAAGAGAGTGAGGATGAACAGACAAAGGAGAGGCCTGAAAGGCAGCTAGCTGTAGGGGAGCTCTGCTTCACTATCAGGGAATCCCCTCAAAACTCTGCAGACGAGAAAGTCAGCAGTATGAAGATCTCAAAAGATGAATGTTCTGATGAATTCGGCAGAGGTGCTTCAGTGGGACTTGAACTAAAGGAGAAGGAGTTGTGGAATGCCCTTGAGGAAGATTATGGTACAGAGGCAAATATGAGAGAGGAATTCAACTGCCAAACATTTCAGCAAGGAGAACTTCACCTTTGGCCTGTAGAAAATGACCAGTGGGCTGCAGCTGAAGATCAGACACCAGAAACAGAGCTTGGATCAGAGCTGTTCCCGAGATTTGGAAAAAAGGCCTGGGGGGAGGAGGAACACTTAGTGGTGAGTCATGAATTTTGGGAATCTGAAGCAAATGATGAGCTTGCAGATAATGAGTCTCATCCCTCTACTCAGAGAATATGTGAAGATGCATTTAATGATGAAAAGCTAGGACAGGCTGATTTTCCACCACCTGAGACGCTGATGCTTTCTGCTGGGGCAAAGGAAGCTCAGCAGGCACTTGTAGAAAGACTCGACTTTCAGCAAGAGGAGAACATGGAAAATCCAGACATGGAAAATGGAACACCAGAGCACTATATTAGCAATATAAAAATGGAAGTTGAGAATCTGGAGAATCCAGAGCTGGAGGCACCTGTGCAACTCAAACATGTAGAGGTGGTGATTGATACCCAGAATTCAGAGACATGTTTACAAAATTATGTGGGAGGTGAATTGTTTGGGGATAAAGATATTAAAGAGTTTGATAGTCACGAAAACATAGTGGGTGTAAGAGGTAGCTTGACTCACTGTCCATCGTTTTCTATTACAAATGCTTCAACAGATGAGTTGGAACCTCTACAATACCACAAAGAATATCTTTCTAGTCATAATAACAATCAACAAAGGGTCCAAACCGAAGCCAGATGGGCACCCAAGACTGAAGCAAGCAAAATGTTGGTTGCAGACCTTGAAGACCGTCAAACCTGCACAGTAGATATGTCAAATTCAACCACTGACTTAGCTGATAGTTCTCACATCATCACAGCAAATCCAGAGTGTCTCAGTACAGAAACCGGTAGACATAATGTTGACAGTAATCACTGTCCTGCCACAATCAGTgatgtgttttttgaaaaagaaAGATCAGATTCTCCATCTTGCCCAAGTCTCACAATTACCACTGATCCAGAGCCATGTAAGATTCATAGTAGTAACATTCAGTGTTCAGCCCCTGCATTGATTTCAATGGAGATTTCTGAATGTTCTGCTTCACCACATGCAGGAGTGGGCGAGTGCCAAGGCCCAAGTAGTTTCCCGAATACAGTACACCACATAGAAATCAAGACCAGTTCAAGTTTGTTCTGTACTGCAGATCAAGCACCTACTAAACAAGAGGAGCCTTCTGACTGTTCTGATGATGTTAACTATATAGATCAGACCGAAGAACTTGCCACCAGTACCACCACTCAAAACAAAGGTATCACCGCAAACCTGGGACAAAAACGGCACACATCACTCATGAAAGAAAACCATATTCACCCAGAATCGAATGATGTGGACGACAGACATAGCCTGTCCCAGAAAGCGGCCCATCCACCTCTCTCCCAGTGTTCTCTGAACTCCATCCCTGAGATGTTGATCTCTGAGTGGAAGGACATGGATGAGGAGCCTCTGGAGGATTTTGAAAAACTAGAGCAACTGTGCTGCATTTCTGGGGATGAAGAGACCCTTGGAGATCTGTTTTTAGGCAACTTAGATCTGCTTGAATCTTTGAAGAGAAATCCAGAGCAAAGAACGAGTGCTGCTGGTGGcataataaatcatcatgacTCAGCAGATGCAAAGGGGAAGACGAGAGTCAAGCTAAAAGAAGAAGTTGACGGGATATCGAAAAGTACCGAAAATATTTCTTCAAATTTCCCAGGAGAAGCTCAGCAGTCAGAGGAGAAGAGAATGGGGAAACATGTGCCAGAGCCTCTCTCACCATGCAATTCTACCGATGGTTCCAAAGGGCAGAGGTCACTCTCAAAAATGCAGGCAAAAAATGGACTGATGATGCAG GTTTGTGAGGAAAGACTTCAGTACTCTCTCAGTGAAAATGTTAAAACCAATGTCTTGTGGGGGTCTACAGTTAGTGACAGCGTGATTCTGCACCCTTGGGGAACCTCTACCACTTCGTCCTCTGAAGAAAGTTTTGCAAGCAAAGATTTCCAAGAAAATGAGAG CAAAGAGGAGTCTCAACCCTCCTCTCCCTCTGTGTCTGTGAGTGAACCTGCTGAAGCAATGACAGAAGAAATGACTGTGCTTGAACAGCCTGAGATTACACCTTCACTACCAGCTGCAAATCCAGCTATGAAAG CTAAGCTGGCCCGTCTGTCCTTGTCCCTCCCtccgctcgctctctctcttcctctgtcacCAAATGCCAAAGGAGGATTCTGGGAAGGGGGAGAGCACAGAGGTGGAAGGAGGAGGGTTGCTTCAACAGGTAGCGATCCagatgaagaggaagaagaggaacaGGAAGATGAATCTCCCAGGCGTGTCATCGTTGTCACGGAAACAGATGTTGACAAGAGAGTGGGTTTGCGCAGTTTGTTGAAATCACCAAAGGAGCCCGTGGACAAAGAGAACCGTGACCGTGGGAGGAATGTGTCATTCTTTGATGATGTCACAGTCTATCTTTTCGATCAG GAAACTCCAACCAATGAACTGAGCTCTGGATCTGCTAGTTCATCTCCCCAAGGAAAGCCCCCCAACATTGACGGTTTTG GATCGGCCAGCCACAAGGCATCAAAAAGTAAAGACCACGCAGTGAAGCCAAGATCTCCGACCGGAGTAACTTCCAGCTTATCATCAAGGTTTACAGTGAGCCCTGCCGACGACCCGCATTTAGTGTGA